TGGAGAAGGTTCAAAAACCACCCCCAAGTAATTAGTATGGTGCTTGGTGTCGTTATCTTGCGTAACCTGTTAGGCGCAGGCGTTTAATAAAATTCTTCTTGTAGCCGAAGTCTTGCAGACACTGCGTATTGATTACTTGAAAGAGAAGAATTGTACACAACATCACACAGATAAGTACATGCACAAGGACTTAGTTATCAGAAGAGCTGATTACTTTGCCCTGGATTTGTGTTTCAAGAACCGGACTTATCGCCCagcaaaagataaaatattattGGAATTTGCTGTTGGTAAGTATGCTGTAGTTACTTGTCTCTTTTAGTCgttctatttgtttttttggaaacGCCGTAAAGTTGAACTATTGTCCAGATATGCATACAACGTATACCTACTACGTATAAAATAAGGTAAAACCGTGATTGttgaatttaaaaatcaatcaCAGCTGTGCTCTGATTGACGCTTAAACTTACCATTGTCAAGCTATTAAACGATCAAAAACCCTCGAAGCTCTACCCGAATCTCTTTTACCAGTAGGCTAAGCTAGTAAGTTATACAACCGGGCTGATACAGTTGGCGGTTTTCGACAGGGAATTCCAAAGGAGCCCAAGGCACACTGTTTCGTATCCCTGTGAAGGATTCATTGCAGGGGAGCCAGTGGAGCTGCATGAttgtaaatgaaaatgaaacagCAAAGAAGATTACTGTACAGGTAAATGTGCCCCCGGACGCGATCATTGGACGATACAAGCTGACAGTTGAAGTGACCAGTATTCTTGCTGATGGACCCAAAACTGAAAGGAAAGCCAAACCTGATGTGATTGTCATTTGCAATCCATTCAAGCCTGGTACATTCGTGTAGTTAAAACGCGTGCAAGAAAGTAGTAATAGTAATATTCGATGCCCTTAGTAGTACGAAATGACAACACTATACGTCCAAGTCCATATATCGGGAACTTAATTATATTTTCGAATGATTTTTAGCCGATGTTTGCTTTATGGAAAAAGAAACGGAGCGAAACGAATACGTGCTCAGCGATACGGGAATCATCTACTTTGGCCAATATTATAGAATTGGAGGAAAGAAATGGCTGTTTGGACAATTCGAGGAAGGTATATTGGACATAGCTCTCAAACTTCTGCGAGAAGACTCCCGAGTCAAAAAGAATCCTGTCAAGAGCTTGAAACAACGATCTTCTCCTGCATATTGCAGCCGGATTCTCTCTGCTATGGTATTGCACAgctttgacgatttttgaacTAAACAAGCTTTTGTAGTCAATATATTAGATGCATACACTGGTCAGGATTGAGTTAAATTGTCTCCTTTTaactaatttgttttaatgttgGAACGTACCCTTCAGTTCATGTAAACTGAAAATACTATTGCTAAtgttaattgaaaaaaaagttgTAGCTTTAATACCAcaagttaaatttttgaacCTTATCTTGCATGGATTCGGTAGTTTTTAAGGTTTTCGGATTTCGGCAAGAACGAGACCttttaattgaaatgtttCGTTCTAGGTCAATTGTGTAGATGACAAAGGTGTTTTGTATGGTCGCTGGGACGGGGAATACTCGGACGGTGTTCGACCAACCACCTGGAACGGGAGTGTAAAGATCCTGAAACAATGGAATGAAACGAAAATGCAGCCTGTGAAGTACGGACAGTGTTGGGTGTTTTCTGGGATCCTTACAACAGGTGAATTCTATGTCAAACTATATGAGGCAAAGTATGAAGAATTGAGTTTACtctaatttgtttttatatagtTTTGAGGGCACTGGGCATTCCAGCGCGTAGTGTGACCAATTTTCAGTCTGCTCATGATGTTGAATTTAACATGACAATCGACAAATTTGTCGATGAAAATGGTGATGAAGCCGATTTTGAAACTGGAGATTCTATCTGGAACTTTCATGTATGGAACGAAGGTTACTTCAGACGACCTGATCTGCCGAAAGGTTACATTTATTGCACTAAGTCTTGGTCGATTATTATCTGTCTTTATCACGCTAACATTAGCTTATGGAAATGTTTAAACAGGATATGATGGCTGGCAGGCAGTGGACGCAACTCCACAAGAAGAAAGCAGTGGAATCTACCAGTGCGGACCAGCACCAGTAAAGGCAATCAAGAATGGTGAAATCTTTATTGGATCGGACACCAACTTCCTCTTTGGAGAGGTAAGGCTTTGCGATTGCTGTGCCAAGAATAATACACGAATCAAGTCGAAATCCACTAGCTATTAATTTTTACCGATAGTTTACATCCATTTAAGGTAAATGCCGATCGACTCACGTGGAAAATTAACCAAGACCAGGAAGTTGAAGCGCTCATCAAACGAGAAATGCGCCATGTCGGTAGAGCAATCAGCACTAAAGCCGTTGGGACCAATGAAAGGGAAGACTTGACAGAGCACTATAAATACCCCGAAGGTAACAATTATGAAAGATttataagaaataaatttgCGAATAGCACAGAATAGAGCAATATTTATTATAGACAAATTTGTAGGTATAAAGATTTCTAAGTATTTGTCCGTTCTCACAGACTCGGTGGAAGAAAGAGCGGCATTCGATCGGGCGTACGCTCATGCAAAAAAGACATGGTATCATGAGAAACTggatacgattgaaaaagaagAGGACATCAAAATCAACATTAAATCAGTCGGCGACGTTGTTAATGGAAAGACGGTGACCGTAGTTATTGAGGTAAATGAGGCCTCGCGTCTTAAATGGATACAccattaatattttttcttgatAATTCCTGCTATATTATAGGGAGCTAGTCTTCGTTGATAAGTTTCTTTATGATATAGGTGAAAAATGACACAACTGTTGACAAGACTGCTGCTATGTCCATTGTACTGAAAACCATGTTGCACAACGATCAACAAAAGGCTTTTTTGAAACGGATAAAATacgaaaaacaaatcaaagcCGGAAAAGGTAAAATACTGATTTCGAATTGATGACAGACCTTTCCATATCATTAATCTCATTAGttgtttaaactttgctttttcaaatattCAGCCGAAACACAGAGTATAGAATTGCCGTTTAGTGAGTATGGGCGCCACTTGGTGGACAACGCTGTGATTCGCGTCGTCACCACCGCGCGTGTGAAAGAAACGGATAATTTCTATGTCAATTCCTTTGATGTTCAAGTGGAGAGCCCTGATTGTATTGCAATTGAGGTAGCAATGGGATATTTCATCAGGATTACAGGAATATTTGACGCAGCAAGCTTTTATGCTATTTCACAAACAAAACTAACTCCTAATGGAAAGTACTCTATATCTATATGCTCCATTTTCTCTTTATACGGTTTTACAGTGCGACGACCAACTCAAGCGCAGCTCGTACAACAACGTAAAGGTTACGATCAAGAACCCTCTTCCTGTAACTTTGACAAAAGCTGTTTTCAGTTTGGATGGTTCTGGTTTTTCaggaaaagaaattaaaataaagtgAGTGAGAGCAAGTAGCTTAATCCTTGCCATTATTATATGGAGTTTCTTGCAGGTGATATATTTTGAGTTTAGTGGCTTTTGCCGCGGCAAAACCAATTCGCCATCCCCTATTAGTCTATCAACAATGCACTGCTTCACTGAGTATCAAGTCGGGTCGAGTCATTCACCtaattattttatgtaaatcAAGTGAGTCGTTTGGTAAATGAGACTCAGTCAAGTCGAGTGCGTTATAATGTGAAACCAATTCCATACAAGTTTTGGAAAGGGTTATACTGTTTTGTCAACATTTTCAACGTTtccaatttttacaaaaatggcTTATTTTAGCAGCATCGTATACGTTGCTGTACACGATCCACTGCAACAACTTAATTGctctttatttatttctttttttattttacttatttaaaagATGGCTGCTAATCTTTCAACGAGCGGGAAAAAAACGACACCCGcaagcttaaaacgtgcacTGTGTTAACTACTCTGTGGCACTATAACGCGGAAGGCTAGCATGGCCATATAACTCAATAAATGCCAAATTTTATTAGGAAAATACGGTGAATGGCCACTGAATAAATATGTTCAAACGAAGCCAGAAGGACGATTGTAAATCACGTCGGGTCATTTCAAAATACAAacttaaacatgttttttagtGTTTTCTGTGGAGAAAGTCGAATGTTGCACTTCAGTTATTTTGACTTTTCAACCAAATAATTGCGATGTTGTTTCTAGGGACCCCATACCTCCCAAGGAATCTTACACATATACCGCCGAGGTCTACGTATACAGAAGCGGCACTGTGACCTTGATGGTCGATTTTGATGCGGTGGAAATCATGAACATCAAAGCTGAAAAAGACGTCACAGTAGTTGAGTAATCATGCAGCAAGTGCTGGACCTGCCAACGAATTTTCGTAACAAGTTATATTAATTGCACCGAATGATCCGTTCTGTGTTAGCCTCCTAATTGTAAATAACGTTGTTTTAAAATACGTAATTGTATAACCTTGAGATAATAGTATATTAGGCATTACTTCGTATCTGCAATTTTATTGAATACCCCGTCTGAATTAAGTAACATTTTTTCTGGATCCACTGCCCTGCATTAGACTATATAATGTATTAAGCAAGAAACGtatatgaaaaatatttatgtaaattaaaaagttatttatgtAAACGTGttatgaacaaaataaaattcctGTATGATTTTTTTGGGTGGTTATTCGGGAGGTTTGACAATATAAGAGTAAACCTAATtccaaaaatatgtttctaaaaaaaatgtttacaaaaaaaaatgattgataCGTCAATCAATGGGAAATTTATTGGCCACAGTGTTCCAACTTTTGTTAAAGCGCGTGTAATCTTAATCGGATTAAGACAGCAACCGCTTTATGGCCGTGCTTATGCAGTGAAAAATGTTGCTATGGTAGGCGGAAGTTTgcgataaaaaatttttctgacgTTTGAGTGAAATCACGTGCTGAGCATTTTGCAGCTCGCGCTATGGGTTTGCAAAACAGATACAGACTAATATTATTCTTGATTCATATGAAACTGTAATACGACAAATAGACCATTAGCCTcgcaagttttaaaatgacCCACTGattctttttcttgttttatttgggAATTAGGCCTAATGTTCAAATATACAAAGCAAGCATCCACGAACTGTTTACtatgaattttcaaaattgctaTAGACAGAATGCTTAACATACTAAATCTTGTAAAAGCTTGACGTTAATAGGTAAATCATTACAAGTTCCAACTTACAAAGCAACTGTTCCTCCAATTAATCTTCCGGTGAcctttatcaaaaaatttaaagccTTGTTTATCGCTTTATCTGGGGTTCCAAATGGGAACGAATCAAAGGCGAAACTTTGCCCACAAAGGGCGATGAAGGCGGTGTAAGTATGATTGATATTGAAATATGTATAAACgcattaaacaataaattggATTAAGCTATTAATTGACCCCAGTTACCACTCAACATGGAAAGATCTTGAAGAACCCTTCGTTAAAGGCCCGTTACTTTCATGCCTTCTATACAATTCACACTTAATATGGAAACGAAGTTG
The Clavelina lepadiformis chromosome 4, kaClaLepa1.1, whole genome shotgun sequence DNA segment above includes these coding regions:
- the LOC143452058 gene encoding protein-glutamine gamma-glutamyltransferase E-like isoform X2 gives rise to the protein MSRWWKSESSEKEDVVEYLDEHPIFLSDYIDRNPHLLDNYVVNNVDEATVSNWLEKVQKPPPTEVLQTLRIDYLKEKNCTQHHTDKYMHKDLVIRRADYFALDLCFKNRTYRPAKDKILLEFAVGNSKGAQGTLFRIPVKDSLQGSQWSCMIVNENETAKKITVQVNVPPDAIIGRYKLTVEVTSILADGPKTERKAKPDVIVICNPFKPADVCFMEKETERNEYVLSDTGIIYFGQYYRIGGKKWLFGQFEEGILDIALKLLREDSRVKKNPVKSLKQRSSPAYCSRILSAMVNCVDDKGVLYGRWDGEYSDGVRPTTWNGSVKILKQWNETKMQPVKYGQCWVFSGILTTVLRALGIPARSVTNFQSAHDVEFNMTIDKFVDENGDEADFETGDSIWNFHVWNEGYFRRPDLPKGYDGWQAVDATPQEESSGIYQCGPAPVKAIKNGEIFIGSDTNFLFGEVNADRLTWKINQDQEVEALIKREMRHVGRAISTKAVGTNEREDLTEHYKYPEDSVEERAAFDRAYAHAKKTWYHEKLDTIEKEEDIKINIKSVGDVVNGKTVTVVIEVKNDTTVDKTAAMSIVLKTMLHNDQQKAFLKRIKYEKQIKAGKAETQSIELPFSEYGRHLVDNAVIRVVTTARVKETDNFYVNSFDVQVESPDCIAIECDDQLKRSSYNNVKVTIKNPLPVTLTKAVFSLDGSGFSGKEIKIKDPIPPKESYTYTAEVYVYRSGTVTLMVDFDAVEIMNIKAEKDVTVVE
- the LOC143452058 gene encoding protein-glutamine gamma-glutamyltransferase E-like isoform X1 codes for the protein MGNTAAKQEESSEKEDVVEYLDEHPIFLSDYIDRNPHLLDNYVVNNVDEATVSNWLEKVQKPPPTEVLQTLRIDYLKEKNCTQHHTDKYMHKDLVIRRADYFALDLCFKNRTYRPAKDKILLEFAVGNSKGAQGTLFRIPVKDSLQGSQWSCMIVNENETAKKITVQVNVPPDAIIGRYKLTVEVTSILADGPKTERKAKPDVIVICNPFKPADVCFMEKETERNEYVLSDTGIIYFGQYYRIGGKKWLFGQFEEGILDIALKLLREDSRVKKNPVKSLKQRSSPAYCSRILSAMVNCVDDKGVLYGRWDGEYSDGVRPTTWNGSVKILKQWNETKMQPVKYGQCWVFSGILTTVLRALGIPARSVTNFQSAHDVEFNMTIDKFVDENGDEADFETGDSIWNFHVWNEGYFRRPDLPKGYDGWQAVDATPQEESSGIYQCGPAPVKAIKNGEIFIGSDTNFLFGEVNADRLTWKINQDQEVEALIKREMRHVGRAISTKAVGTNEREDLTEHYKYPEDSVEERAAFDRAYAHAKKTWYHEKLDTIEKEEDIKINIKSVGDVVNGKTVTVVIEVKNDTTVDKTAAMSIVLKTMLHNDQQKAFLKRIKYEKQIKAGKAETQSIELPFSEYGRHLVDNAVIRVVTTARVKETDNFYVNSFDVQVESPDCIAIECDDQLKRSSYNNVKVTIKNPLPVTLTKAVFSLDGSGFSGKEIKIKDPIPPKESYTYTAEVYVYRSGTVTLMVDFDAVEIMNIKAEKDVTVVE